Proteins found in one Erythrobacter sp. 3-20A1M genomic segment:
- a CDS encoding translocation/assembly module TamB domain-containing protein produces MAEIEDQEPVAQPEEHSEGERHRGSTLRKIAKWAAIVLAVLVLLVGAALVFLDTAPGHRFIAGQVEGLEFKNGMKIGIGEIEGSIYGEMTVRNLSIRDPKGEFLSSPQVNLDWRPFAFARSHVDIRSLTAGLVTLKRLPEFNPTPPSDEPLLPDLDIDINQLRIDRFVAEAPVSGERRVASIAGNAHIADGRAQVALNGATIAGQGSAGGDRIALKLDAVPEDNRLALDLDLNAPGDGVIAALAGLTDPLRVRINGSGDWKQWNGRLDANLAGSEFARLQLLARDGTFGLRGPTRIARLFEGPTATLLGPVLNVDLTAALNERRANLRGGVSSDAFRLDTQGTVDLGESAFDGLKLQFTLLEPSAIAPNLSGRGLQARLALDGAFTTPSVDYVINAAQVSMNDMGLVDLTASGSATVNSDRILIPVSARVGRITGLDTVAGGTLANVRLNGDVAIDGTRILSDNMRIRSDRIDAKVILLADTATGLYTGAIDGRIDNYRVESVGIFNIETDVDLETAANGGWALAGRVRVRSTSLFNESVRNFLGGNAVAATNIRYGTDGTVRFTGLTLSAPAARITGGSGSYSPDGRIVLNADGFTDAYGRVGVRVAGTISDPQATITAERPGLGIGIANLRARITGARNGYRLAATADTNYGPLTADVVLGTGRQLTVDINSANLAGIDFVGSLRQTPAGPFAGQLTAEGQGLGGVVRLGAQGKYQEALVNLRAKNTVLPGPAQLSIGSAIVDARVVLYDTPYVVADAQLAQTTLGSLNLTAARAQVDYRGGRGTAKVLAEGVSGVPFRIAANAELTPKLWRAALNGRARGIDFRTTSPARIIPRGGSYELLPTRIDFGQGNIRLAGTYGNGIKLQSRLDRLDLSLVNAFVPGLGVSGKATGSLDFAQASSTAFPRADARLSINGFTRTTAASVSQPIDINFVGKLLADGGEARAVMRRGGTVIGRLVTSLRPLSAGSGSWVTRVLEAPLSGGIRYNGPADTLFSFAGQADQRLSGPIGVAADFSGRVSQPQLSGIIRANSLTYENQTYGTRLSNMAIQGRFSGDRLELQQLRATAGDGTVEAQGSVSLASNSGYPMDVRVTLDDARLARSDALSATATGNLRLQKTAGQTALISGQIRLPETRYQIIRQGAAEVPELSGVRFKPPKGPKRITGDEPATPSAGLFDQLRLDIALTAPERLYVSGMGLESEWEADLKLGGTSTAPRLSGSVNLVRGTLGFANRSFELTEGRVRFTGGTTIDPVIALTASDDIEDVTVNVNVSGRAMNPQIAFSSTPGLPQDEILSRILFGSSIGNLSTIQAVQLAASLNSLRGSGGGLNPLGKLRSATGVDRLRILGGDETQGRGTAIAAGKYITDDIYVEFITDARGFTATQLEISLTPALSILSQAGGSGSTNVNVRYRKNY; encoded by the coding sequence ATGGCCGAGATCGAAGATCAGGAGCCGGTCGCGCAGCCCGAAGAGCACAGCGAAGGCGAGCGCCATCGTGGGTCGACCCTGCGCAAGATTGCGAAATGGGCGGCGATCGTCCTTGCCGTGCTGGTGCTGCTGGTTGGCGCCGCACTCGTGTTCCTCGACACCGCACCCGGGCATCGCTTCATCGCCGGTCAGGTGGAGGGGCTAGAGTTCAAGAACGGGATGAAGATCGGCATCGGCGAGATCGAGGGATCGATCTATGGCGAAATGACGGTCCGGAATCTTTCGATCCGCGATCCTAAGGGCGAGTTCCTGTCTTCGCCGCAGGTAAATCTCGACTGGCGACCCTTTGCCTTCGCGCGAAGCCATGTCGATATTCGGTCGCTAACCGCCGGTCTGGTGACGCTGAAGCGCCTGCCCGAGTTCAACCCGACCCCGCCTTCGGACGAGCCGCTGCTCCCCGACCTCGATATCGACATAAACCAGCTCAGGATCGACCGCTTCGTTGCCGAAGCTCCGGTCAGCGGGGAGAGGCGGGTCGCGAGCATCGCCGGAAACGCGCACATTGCCGATGGCCGTGCGCAGGTCGCCCTGAACGGCGCGACGATCGCCGGACAGGGAAGCGCGGGCGGCGACCGCATTGCGCTGAAACTCGATGCGGTGCCGGAAGACAACAGGCTCGCTCTCGATCTCGATCTGAATGCGCCCGGCGACGGCGTCATCGCGGCGCTGGCCGGGCTGACCGATCCGCTGCGCGTACGGATCAACGGGTCGGGCGACTGGAAGCAGTGGAACGGGCGGCTCGACGCCAACCTGGCGGGCAGCGAGTTCGCGCGGCTCCAATTGCTTGCTCGCGACGGCACCTTCGGCCTTCGCGGTCCGACGCGGATCGCGCGGCTGTTCGAAGGGCCCACCGCGACGCTGCTGGGGCCGGTGCTGAATGTCGATCTGACCGCTGCACTGAACGAGCGGCGCGCGAACTTGCGTGGCGGCGTATCCAGCGACGCCTTCCGGCTCGACACGCAAGGGACCGTCGATCTGGGCGAGAGCGCGTTCGACGGTCTGAAGCTGCAATTCACCTTGCTCGAACCGTCGGCAATCGCGCCGAACCTGTCCGGGCGCGGGTTGCAAGCGCGGCTGGCGCTCGACGGCGCGTTTACCACGCCTTCGGTGGATTACGTGATCAACGCCGCGCAAGTGTCGATGAATGACATGGGGCTGGTCGACCTGACCGCCAGCGGCAGCGCCACGGTCAATTCCGACCGCATCCTGATCCCCGTTTCCGCGCGTGTGGGCCGTATCACCGGTCTCGACACCGTGGCTGGCGGGACTTTGGCCAATGTCCGGCTCAACGGTGATGTGGCGATAGACGGCACGCGAATCCTGTCGGACAACATGCGCATCCGCTCGGACCGGATTGATGCCAAGGTCATCCTCCTCGCCGATACCGCGACGGGGCTCTACACCGGGGCGATCGACGGCCGGATCGACAATTATCGCGTCGAGAGCGTGGGCATCTTCAACATCGAGACCGACGTCGACCTGGAAACCGCCGCGAATGGCGGCTGGGCGCTGGCTGGGCGCGTTCGCGTGCGCTCCACCAGCCTGTTCAACGAAAGCGTGCGCAATTTCCTCGGCGGAAATGCGGTCGCCGCGACCAATATCCGCTACGGAACCGATGGGACGGTGCGGTTCACCGGGCTGACCCTGTCCGCCCCGGCCGCGCGGATCACCGGGGGGAGCGGCTCCTATTCCCCCGATGGACGCATCGTGCTGAACGCCGACGGGTTCACGGACGCCTATGGAAGAGTGGGCGTGCGCGTGGCCGGTACGATCAGCGATCCGCAAGCGACCATCACCGCAGAGCGGCCGGGCTTGGGTATCGGGATCGCCAATCTGCGCGCCAGAATCACGGGCGCGCGTAACGGGTATCGTCTCGCTGCGACGGCCGATACCAATTACGGCCCGCTGACCGCCGACGTCGTGCTCGGGACCGGTCGGCAGCTGACGGTCGACATCAACAGCGCCAATCTGGCCGGAATCGATTTCGTCGGCTCGCTGCGCCAGACGCCGGCTGGGCCGTTTGCCGGGCAATTGACAGCCGAGGGGCAGGGTCTGGGCGGCGTCGTCCGGCTGGGTGCGCAGGGGAAGTATCAAGAGGCCCTGGTCAATCTGCGGGCGAAGAATACGGTCCTGCCCGGCCCGGCCCAGCTTTCGATCGGATCGGCGATCGTCGACGCGCGGGTCGTGCTCTACGATACGCCATATGTCGTCGCCGATGCGCAACTGGCGCAGACCACGCTGGGGAGCCTGAACCTCACCGCCGCGCGCGCGCAGGTCGATTATCGTGGCGGTCGCGGCACTGCGAAGGTGCTAGCCGAAGGTGTCAGCGGCGTACCCTTCCGGATCGCCGCAAACGCCGAACTGACGCCGAAACTGTGGCGCGCCGCGCTGAACGGGCGCGCGCGCGGGATCGATTTCCGCACGACCTCTCCGGCCCGGATCATACCGCGCGGCGGCAGCTACGAACTGCTGCCCACCCGGATCGATTTCGGCCAGGGCAATATCCGCCTTGCCGGAACCTACGGCAACGGGATCAAGCTGCAGAGCCGCCTCGACCGGCTCGACCTGTCGCTGGTCAATGCATTCGTCCCGGGCCTGGGTGTTTCGGGGAAGGCGACGGGCAGCCTCGATTTCGCGCAGGCGAGTTCCACCGCATTCCCGCGTGCGGATGCCCGCCTTTCGATCAACGGTTTCACGCGCACGACCGCCGCATCGGTCAGCCAGCCGATCGACATCAACTTCGTCGGGAAGCTGCTGGCCGATGGCGGGGAGGCCCGGGCGGTGATGCGCCGCGGCGGCACCGTGATCGGCCGCCTGGTCACTTCGCTGCGTCCGCTATCCGCCGGTTCGGGAAGCTGGGTCACCCGCGTACTCGAAGCGCCGCTTTCGGGCGGCATCCGTTACAACGGCCCGGCCGATACGCTGTTCTCCTTCGCCGGTCAGGCGGACCAGCGGCTGTCCGGCCCGATCGGGGTCGCCGCCGACTTCTCCGGCCGTGTCAGCCAGCCGCAGCTGTCGGGCATCATTCGCGCGAACAGCCTTACTTACGAGAATCAGACTTACGGCACGCGGCTGTCGAACATGGCCATTCAAGGCCGCTTCTCTGGCGACCGGCTCGAACTGCAGCAGCTCAGGGCGACCGCAGGGGATGGGACGGTAGAGGCGCAAGGCTCTGTCAGTCTGGCATCGAACAGCGGTTATCCAATGGACGTACGGGTAACGCTCGACGATGCAAGGCTGGCGCGCAGCGACGCCCTCTCGGCTACGGCAACCGGCAATTTGCGCCTCCAGAAGACGGCCGGGCAAACCGCCCTGATCTCCGGCCAGATTCGCTTGCCCGAAACCCGCTATCAGATCATCCGGCAGGGCGCGGCGGAAGTGCCCGAGCTGAGCGGCGTGCGGTTCAAGCCGCCGAAGGGTCCCAAGCGGATCACCGGCGACGAGCCGGCCACGCCGTCCGCCGGGCTGTTCGACCAGTTGCGGCTCGATATCGCACTGACCGCGCCCGAACGGCTCTACGTGTCCGGGATGGGGCTTGAAAGCGAGTGGGAAGCCGATCTCAAGCTTGGGGGGACCAGCACTGCGCCGCGCCTGTCGGGTAGCGTCAATCTGGTGCGCGGTACGCTGGGCTTTGCCAACCGCTCGTTCGAGCTGACCGAAGGCCGGGTGCGCTTTACCGGCGGCACCACCATCGATCCCGTCATCGCCCTGACTGCGAGCGACGATATCGAGGATGTGACGGTCAACGTGAACGTGTCCGGCCGAGCCATGAACCCGCAGATCGCGTTCTCAAGCACCCCCGGCCTGCCACAGGACGAGATCCTCTCGCGCATCCTCTTCGGCAGTTCGATCGGCAATCTGTCGACCATCCAGGCCGTGCAGCTCGCCGCTTCGCTGAATTCCTTGCGGGGTTCGGGCGGAGGGCTCAATCCGCTAGGCAAGCTGCGCTCAGCCACGGGCGTCGACCGGTTGCGGATCCTGGGAGGCGACGAAACGCAGGGGCGCGGCACCGCGATCGCAGCCGGCAAATATATCACCGACGACATCTACGTCGAATTCATCACCGATGCGCGCGGCTTCACCGCCACCCAGCTCGAAATCAGCCTGACTCCGGCGCTGTCGATCCTGAGTCAGGCGGGCGGTTCGGGCAGCACGAACGTCAATGTGCGCTATCGGAAGAACTACTGA
- a CDS encoding amylo-alpha-1,6-glucosidase — protein MEERAILSQPEPAGPEDQHQVQSASSIQEQELRAVKHGDAFALFDQHGDIAADETAPEGVYYRDTRHLSFWRMTICGRTPMLLGSAIDDRVDALIVDLTNGNLTNRAGKRIPKEVLHFGRIKFLHDGKAYERLAVRNFDDCEHRFSIEFTLGSDFRDMFEVRGAHREKRGKQQEPRCNESSVEYAYTGLDDIVRRTALSFDPVPDAVSSHRVRFEVVLAPGERKIFYTMAAFGDAELEEPARAYLEAYRALREGRRDALESRPVIGSSNTSFDTMVARSIADVTTLTTQTPQGPAAYAGIPWYCTLFGRDSLITALQMLWYDPSLARGTLLRLAELQARTDDPVADAEVGKILHETRHGEMANTGEVPFRHYYGSVDSTPLFVHLAGEYFRRTGDEDTIDRLWPHLEAATGWIDRSGDRDGDGFFEYGRRNENGLRNQGWKDSHDAISHADGRLAEGPIALVEMQAYVYGAWQAMGDLAAARGNGTAAGEWWDRAAELKSRFADTFFDSEMGCYILALDGEKEPCRVVSSNAGHALLTGIATKEHAEAVAARLLKSDCFSGWGIRTLSRREKRYNPMSYHNGSIWPHDNALIAAGFARYGLQEAVNKVFSALFEASFYFDQQRFPELFCGFGRKFGRGPTLYPVACAPQAWSSAAPIYMIQAMLGMSIEAPDQVRFRKPRLPEVMSQLSLDRLTCGAESVDLDVREMGPATSVFVRRGDEALDISVMI, from the coding sequence ATGGAGGAACGCGCTATCCTTTCACAACCAGAACCTGCCGGCCCTGAGGATCAACATCAGGTCCAATCGGCAAGCTCGATCCAGGAACAGGAACTCCGTGCGGTCAAGCATGGCGATGCCTTTGCCCTGTTCGACCAGCACGGCGATATCGCAGCCGACGAGACCGCGCCGGAGGGCGTCTATTATCGCGATACGCGTCACCTCTCCTTTTGGCGGATGACCATATGCGGTCGCACGCCGATGCTGCTCGGGTCGGCGATAGACGACCGGGTCGATGCGCTGATCGTGGACCTTACGAACGGCAATCTCACCAACCGCGCCGGGAAACGCATTCCAAAGGAGGTGCTTCATTTCGGCAGGATCAAGTTTCTGCACGACGGCAAGGCATACGAGCGGCTGGCAGTGCGCAATTTCGACGATTGCGAACATCGCTTCAGCATCGAATTCACCCTGGGATCCGATTTCCGCGACATGTTCGAAGTGCGAGGAGCGCACCGGGAAAAGCGAGGAAAGCAGCAGGAACCGCGATGTAATGAGTCATCGGTGGAATATGCCTACACCGGCCTCGACGATATCGTACGCCGTACCGCGCTATCCTTCGATCCGGTTCCCGACGCGGTCAGCTCTCACCGGGTGCGCTTCGAAGTCGTTTTGGCGCCGGGCGAACGAAAGATTTTCTATACGATGGCCGCTTTCGGCGATGCCGAGCTGGAGGAACCGGCCCGCGCGTATCTGGAGGCGTACCGGGCATTGCGCGAAGGACGGCGCGATGCGCTGGAGAGCCGTCCAGTGATCGGCTCTTCCAACACCTCTTTCGACACGATGGTCGCGCGCAGCATCGCGGACGTGACCACGCTGACCACGCAGACACCCCAGGGTCCCGCCGCCTATGCCGGCATACCCTGGTACTGCACGCTGTTCGGGCGGGATTCGCTCATCACGGCGTTGCAGATGCTCTGGTACGACCCCTCTCTGGCGCGCGGGACCTTGCTGCGGCTGGCCGAACTACAGGCAAGGACCGACGATCCGGTGGCCGATGCGGAAGTCGGCAAGATCCTGCATGAAACGCGGCACGGCGAAATGGCGAATACCGGCGAAGTGCCGTTTCGACATTATTACGGCAGCGTCGATTCCACGCCCCTGTTCGTGCACCTGGCGGGGGAATATTTTCGCCGGACGGGAGACGAGGATACGATCGATCGCCTGTGGCCCCATCTGGAGGCGGCCACAGGCTGGATCGATCGATCCGGCGATCGCGATGGCGACGGTTTCTTCGAATACGGGCGCCGTAACGAAAACGGCTTGCGCAATCAGGGGTGGAAGGACAGCCACGACGCGATTTCGCATGCCGACGGCCGCCTCGCCGAGGGGCCTATCGCGCTCGTCGAGATGCAGGCCTATGTCTATGGTGCCTGGCAGGCAATGGGCGACCTCGCGGCTGCCCGCGGTAACGGAACCGCAGCCGGCGAATGGTGGGACAGGGCCGCCGAGCTCAAGAGCCGGTTCGCCGATACCTTCTTCGACAGCGAGATGGGTTGCTATATTCTCGCCCTCGACGGGGAGAAGGAACCGTGCCGGGTGGTTTCCTCCAATGCAGGACATGCATTGCTGACGGGTATTGCGACCAAGGAACATGCCGAGGCGGTGGCCGCGCGGTTGTTGAAATCGGACTGTTTTTCCGGATGGGGCATCCGCACGCTGTCGCGGCGCGAGAAGCGGTACAATCCGATGAGCTACCACAACGGGTCGATCTGGCCGCACGACAACGCCCTGATCGCCGCCGGTTTCGCCCGCTACGGCTTGCAAGAGGCCGTGAACAAGGTGTTCAGCGCGTTGTTCGAGGCATCGTTCTATTTCGACCAGCAGCGTTTCCCGGAACTGTTCTGTGGCTTCGGGCGCAAATTCGGTCGCGGGCCGACGTTATACCCCGTGGCCTGCGCACCGCAGGCCTGGTCGAGCGCCGCGCCGATCTACATGATCCAGGCGATGCTCGGAATGTCGATCGAGGCCCCCGACCAGGTGCGCTTCCGCAAGCCGCGTCTGCCCGAGGTCATGTCGCAATTGTCGCTCGACCGGCTGACCTGCGGCGCGGAAAGCGTCGATCTGGATGTGCGGGAGATGGGTCCGGCGACCAGCGTCTTCGTTCGCCGCGGGGACGAGGCTCTCGATATCTCGGTGATGATCTGA
- a CDS encoding glycosyltransferase family 4 protein produces MRIAQIAPLAESCPPKLYGGTERIVHFLTEELVRQGHEVTLFASGDSQTAAQLVPCVPQALRLVDGAHNLVPHHVGMVEQVRRRLDEFDIVHFHIDLFHYPAVMGWHTPTVTTLHGRLDIPDLYGCYDMFSDVPLVSISDHQRLPLPPVNWVDTVYHGLPQQMLPFNPAGGDYLVFLGRISPEKRPDRAIEIAVRSDKPLKIAAKIDPVDQEYWDSEIRPLVEAHDAIEYIGEVNETQKAELLGNAGALLFPIDWPEPFGLVMIEAMSCGTPVVAWRNGSVPEVMEDRVTGRIVDSMDEAVAAVDEVLALDRAEVRARFDARFTAARMAENYVRIYRELVTAKLRQAPPVPGGLRAGRARGEHPYTPGRARDVTGIETAA; encoded by the coding sequence ATGCGCATTGCCCAAATCGCTCCCCTTGCGGAAAGTTGCCCTCCCAAACTCTATGGCGGCACCGAGAGAATCGTGCACTTTCTTACTGAGGAGCTCGTGCGACAGGGTCACGAGGTCACGCTGTTCGCATCCGGCGATTCGCAAACCGCAGCGCAGCTGGTGCCATGCGTTCCGCAGGCCTTGCGTCTGGTCGATGGGGCCCACAACCTCGTCCCCCATCACGTAGGCATGGTGGAGCAAGTTCGTCGCCGGCTGGACGAGTTCGATATCGTCCATTTCCACATCGACCTGTTCCATTATCCCGCGGTGATGGGATGGCATACGCCTACGGTCACCACCCTGCACGGCCGCCTCGACATTCCCGATCTGTATGGCTGTTATGACATGTTCTCGGACGTGCCGCTGGTGTCCATTTCCGACCACCAGCGCTTGCCGCTGCCGCCGGTGAACTGGGTGGACACGGTATATCACGGCCTGCCGCAGCAAATGCTGCCCTTCAACCCAGCGGGCGGCGACTATCTCGTTTTCCTGGGACGCATATCGCCGGAGAAGCGTCCCGACCGCGCGATCGAAATCGCGGTGCGTAGCGACAAACCGCTGAAGATCGCGGCGAAGATCGACCCGGTCGATCAGGAATACTGGGACAGTGAAATCCGCCCCTTGGTCGAAGCGCACGACGCCATCGAATATATCGGTGAGGTCAACGAGACGCAGAAAGCGGAGCTGCTCGGCAATGCCGGCGCACTCCTGTTTCCGATCGACTGGCCGGAGCCGTTCGGTCTGGTGATGATCGAGGCGATGTCCTGCGGTACACCGGTGGTGGCATGGCGTAACGGGTCGGTTCCGGAGGTCATGGAAGATCGCGTTACCGGCCGCATCGTCGACAGCATGGACGAGGCCGTCGCGGCGGTCGACGAAGTGCTCGCTCTCGACCGTGCGGAGGTCCGCGCGCGGTTCGACGCCCGCTTCACCGCAGCGCGGATGGCCGAAAACTACGTTCGGATCTACAGGGAACTGGTGACCGCGAAGCTGCGCCAGGCACCGCCCGTGCCCGGGGGATTACGTGCGGGTCGCGCGCGGGGCGAGCATCCCTACACCCCCGGCAGGGCGAGAGACGTTACAGGTATCGAAACCGCGGCGTGA
- a CDS encoding sodium:proton antiporter, whose protein sequence is MGLLAGLISNRTWISEVTLCLLFGAAIGPLLNYVAKSELFGNDQYRTLQEVARITLGIAVMGTALRLPFSFLRRYWRDLAVVLMIGLVLMWLTGAAFAALFLGVGVLPALLIGAIVAPTDPVVAASIVSSRVADEKVPAPLRHLISAESAANDGLGLLFVMLPILLLTKSPDVAIKDWLVHVLMWEVAGAILIGGAIGWAAGKLFVWAKKKPYSEDESLLTIGVALSLTVLAGLELLGSDGILAVFVAGLMFNRGISEIETRQHHLHGAITRFFDLPVFVLIGVLLPWSGWMDLGWRGVALALALVALKRLPWWLLLKPWIASLKRREEALFAGWFGPIGVAAAYYALLGQRDTGLHDLWTITSLVIFVSVILHGVSATPLSQRLGARLAGEAKQQ, encoded by the coding sequence ATGGGTCTGTTGGCCGGCCTCATCAGCAACCGGACATGGATTTCCGAGGTAACCCTGTGCCTGCTGTTCGGGGCCGCGATCGGACCATTGCTGAACTACGTGGCGAAGAGCGAGCTGTTCGGAAACGATCAGTATCGCACCTTGCAGGAGGTCGCGCGTATAACGCTGGGCATCGCGGTCATGGGAACCGCGTTGCGCCTGCCGTTCTCGTTCCTGCGTCGTTACTGGCGAGACCTCGCCGTGGTGTTGATGATCGGGCTGGTCCTCATGTGGCTGACGGGCGCGGCGTTTGCGGCGCTGTTTCTGGGCGTAGGCGTACTGCCCGCCCTTCTCATCGGCGCGATCGTAGCGCCCACCGATCCCGTCGTCGCTGCATCGATCGTCAGCAGCCGAGTGGCGGACGAAAAGGTGCCCGCCCCGCTCCGGCACCTCATTTCGGCCGAAAGCGCCGCCAACGACGGACTGGGATTGCTGTTCGTCATGCTGCCGATCCTGTTGCTGACCAAATCGCCCGACGTCGCGATCAAGGACTGGCTCGTGCACGTTCTTATGTGGGAGGTGGCGGGCGCGATCCTGATCGGCGGGGCCATCGGCTGGGCGGCGGGGAAGCTGTTCGTCTGGGCCAAGAAAAAACCCTATTCGGAAGACGAATCCCTGCTGACCATCGGCGTCGCGCTGTCGCTGACAGTGCTGGCCGGGCTCGAACTGCTCGGCAGCGACGGCATTCTCGCCGTCTTCGTCGCCGGGCTGATGTTCAATCGCGGCATCTCGGAGATAGAGACGCGCCAGCATCACCTCCACGGCGCCATCACTCGTTTCTTCGACCTGCCGGTCTTCGTCCTCATCGGGGTGCTACTGCCGTGGAGCGGCTGGATGGACCTTGGCTGGCGCGGGGTGGCACTGGCCCTGGCGCTGGTCGCGCTCAAGCGGCTACCTTGGTGGTTGCTGCTCAAGCCGTGGATCGCCAGTCTGAAGCGGCGCGAGGAAGCCCTGTTTGCAGGCTGGTTCGGCCCGATCGGCGTGGCTGCCGCGTATTACGCCTTGCTGGGGCAGCGCGATACCGGCCTTCACGACCTCTGGACGATCACCAGCCTGGTCATATTTGTCTCGGTGATCCTGCACGGAGTCAGCGCCACCCCGCTCTCCCAACGGCTCGGAGCCCGCCTCGCAGGCGAGGCGAAACAGCAATAG
- a CDS encoding autotransporter assembly complex family protein has product MVKLMPWGDLGALLPHGFSVASVLALALSAQALAAQDAAADNLAGQDPVIDEVPAPPPGVELPAVEPVISNEEFQKEIPELDPADDAELDAPLESIDEFERRVAAEQADAAPTEGQEAPLGDPALADQDTTEEIGDAPIRDAELAAPLPPLGEFDVQPVQIAEDETDQEVTEVAYSVQVNGLEQADEEADTDLAGMFNDLSALRDADGKAANVAQVSARLTEDSALLKRILASEGWYEASVNTRVDRSEEVNGQPLTAVLDVVPGTRFTFAKINLDAPPVEPSDLLEKNFAIQAGEPIVAERVQGAEAKLAVTLPENGYPFAEIGQRDILLDQDTGDGIYTLPIDTGPRSRFGGIETTGDLAFDADHVEVLSRFERGELYDSRDVDDLRQALVATGLFNTVSVTPERSGEDAGDGTEYATILVEQEAGPPRTIAGSAGYGTGQGFRLEGSWTHRNLFPPEGALIGSAVAGTREQSVTGTFRRSNAGKRDRTFQVTAQALHSDYDAYEAFTGQLSALISYDSTPIWQKPFTYAYGVRLIGTNEQDYDPATADLRRRTFFIGGLTGQVGIDRTDSLLNATKGFRTTLLVEPEGSLQGGFTPYVRALFDASAYISPTDSIVLAGRVRFGTIQGIDRFDLAPSRRFYAGGGGSVRGFGYQELGPKAQVPNPDFDPTDPDEEDSPFLIRPIGGRSVNEAAAEVRYRFGDFGVVGFVDAGQVYEQSLPQLSDIRFGVGLGARYYTNFGPFRFDIATPINRQPGESKISVYVSIGQAF; this is encoded by the coding sequence ATGGTAAAGTTAATGCCCTGGGGCGACCTTGGTGCCCTGCTCCCTCATGGATTCAGCGTGGCGAGCGTGCTGGCATTGGCCCTGTCTGCGCAGGCGCTGGCAGCGCAAGACGCCGCTGCCGACAATCTGGCCGGGCAGGACCCTGTCATAGACGAGGTTCCCGCCCCACCCCCGGGTGTCGAGTTGCCCGCTGTCGAGCCGGTGATTTCCAACGAGGAATTCCAGAAAGAGATACCCGAGCTCGATCCGGCGGACGACGCCGAACTCGATGCGCCGCTCGAATCGATCGACGAATTCGAGCGTCGGGTCGCGGCCGAGCAGGCCGATGCAGCTCCCACCGAAGGGCAAGAGGCTCCCTTGGGCGATCCCGCATTGGCGGATCAGGACACGACCGAGGAAATCGGCGACGCGCCGATCCGCGATGCCGAACTGGCCGCGCCCCTGCCTCCGCTGGGCGAGTTCGATGTCCAGCCGGTCCAGATCGCCGAGGACGAAACCGACCAGGAAGTCACCGAGGTGGCTTATTCGGTGCAGGTCAACGGGCTGGAGCAGGCCGACGAGGAAGCCGACACCGATCTGGCGGGCATGTTCAATGACCTGTCCGCGCTACGCGACGCCGACGGTAAGGCTGCCAATGTCGCGCAGGTTTCCGCCCGCTTGACCGAAGACAGTGCTTTGCTCAAACGCATCCTGGCCTCCGAAGGCTGGTACGAAGCGTCGGTGAATACCCGGGTGGATCGGTCCGAGGAGGTGAACGGGCAGCCGCTGACCGCGGTGCTCGACGTCGTGCCGGGCACGCGTTTCACCTTCGCGAAGATCAATCTCGACGCCCCGCCGGTAGAGCCATCCGACCTGCTGGAGAAGAATTTCGCGATTCAAGCGGGCGAACCGATCGTCGCCGAGCGCGTTCAGGGTGCCGAGGCAAAGCTCGCTGTCACCCTGCCGGAGAACGGCTATCCCTTCGCCGAGATCGGGCAGCGCGACATCCTGCTCGATCAGGATACGGGCGATGGCATCTATACCCTCCCGATCGATACCGGACCGCGATCGCGTTTCGGCGGGATCGAAACCACCGGCGACCTGGCCTTCGATGCCGACCATGTCGAAGTGCTGTCACGCTTCGAACGCGGCGAGCTCTACGACAGCCGCGATGTCGACGATCTGCGCCAGGCGCTAGTCGCGACCGGCCTGTTCAACACCGTATCGGTCACGCCCGAGCGCAGCGGCGAGGATGCGGGTGACGGAACCGAATATGCCACCATCCTGGTGGAGCAGGAGGCAGGGCCGCCACGCACCATCGCCGGCAGCGCAGGCTACGGGACCGGTCAGGGCTTCCGGCTGGAGGGCAGCTGGACCCATCGCAACCTGTTCCCGCCAGAGGGCGCACTCATCGGCTCCGCCGTGGCTGGGACAAGGGAGCAGAGCGTTACGGGAACCTTCCGCCGGTCCAACGCGGGGAAGCGCGACCGCACCTTCCAGGTAACAGCGCAGGCGCTGCATAGCGATTACGACGCCTACGAGGCTTTCACGGGTCAGCTCTCCGCTCTGATCAGCTACGATTCGACGCCGATCTGGCAAAAGCCGTTCACCTATGCCTACGGCGTCCGGCTGATAGGCACGAACGAGCAGGACTACGACCCCGCGACCGCCGACCTGCGCCGGCGCACGTTCTTCATCGGCGGGTTGACCGGCCAGGTCGGGATCGATCGCACCGACAGCCTGCTGAACGCGACGAAGGGCTTCCGCACCACCTTGCTGGTCGAGCCGGAGGGTTCGCTGCAGGGCGGGTTCACCCCCTATGTCCGCGCGCTGTTCGACGCATCGGCCTATATCAGCCCGACCGACTCGATCGTGCTGGCGGGCCGGGTACGGTTCGGCACGATCCAGGGGATCGACCGGTTCGACCTCGCCCCGTCGCGGCGTTTCTACGCCGGTGGCGGCGGATCGGTGCGCGGCTTCGGCTATCAGGAACTGGGACCCAAGGCGCAGGTGCCCAATCCCGATTTCGATCCCACCGATCCGGACGAGGAGGATTCGCCCTTCCTGATCCGGCCGATCGGCGGGCGCAGCGTGAACGAGGCAGCGGCCGAGGTGCGCTACCGCTTCGGCGATTTCGGCGTGGTCGGCTTCGTCGATGCGGGGCAGGTCTATGAACAGAGCTTGCCCCAGCTCTCCGACATTCGTTTCGGCGTGGGACTCGGCGCGCGCTACTACACCAATTTCGGGCCGTTCCGGTTCGACATCGCGACGCCGATCAACCGCCAGCCGGGCGAGAGCAAGATCAGCGTCTATGTCTCCATCGGGCAGGCGTTCTGA